One Xylanivirga thermophila DNA segment encodes these proteins:
- the leuS gene encoding leucine--tRNA ligase yields MNYDFHEIEAKWQKIWEQEDKFHREEQKDKEKYYMLEMFPYPSGKLHMGHVRNYSIGDVIARYKTMKGYNVLHPMGWDSFGLPAENAAIQRGVRPNDWTVDNIAAMQKQLKELGLSYDWDREITTSHPSYYKWTQWMFLQFYKKGLAYKRKASVNWCPSCGTVLANEQVVGGECERCGSQVHKKELSQWFFKITDYAERLLEDIDKLEGWPDKVKIMQQNWIGKSQGALVNFKVAGSEDTLTVFTTRPDTIYGVSYMALAPEHPIVKKLVTGTEYEKIASEFRDKIETLNEIARTSNETEKEGLFIGKYVINPFNGQKIPLYIANYVLMEYGTGAVMGVPAHDQRDFEFASKYNLPIVPVIKPKGNNSDIDINNLKQAYDAQGILINSGSFTGMENEKAMQKIIEYMQEEGMGEAKTTYRLRDWLISRQRYWGAPIPIVYCDKCGTVPVPEEQLPVILPTDVKFTGKGQNPLITSEEFVNTTCPVCGGPAKREVDTMDTFVCSSFYFLRYTDPQNSLRPWDYNNAKYWMAVDQYVGGVEHAILHLLYSRFFTKVLYDLGISPVDEPFKNLLTQGMVLKDGAKMSKSKGNIVSPKDIIEKYGADTARLFILFAAPPERDLEWSDKGVEGCYRFLNRVWRLIIDYKEIYKNADKNIELSDNDKELRFMTHNTIKRVTIDLEERFNFNTAISAIMELVNALYQYKDSIPSDNWNNKVIIEAIDSMLLMLAPFAPHITEELWDITGHAGSIHDQNWPCYDKSALVREEFEMAIQINGKVKERIRVSSNASKGDIEQIAFENPKIKETIAGKKVIKVIVVPKRIINIVIK; encoded by the coding sequence ATGAATTACGATTTTCATGAGATTGAAGCTAAATGGCAAAAAATTTGGGAGCAGGAAGATAAATTTCACAGGGAGGAGCAAAAAGATAAAGAAAAGTATTATATGCTCGAAATGTTTCCCTATCCATCTGGAAAGTTGCATATGGGACATGTGCGTAATTATTCAATAGGTGATGTAATTGCAAGATATAAAACCATGAAAGGATATAATGTGCTTCATCCGATGGGATGGGATTCATTTGGATTGCCTGCTGAAAATGCTGCTATACAACGTGGTGTACGTCCTAATGATTGGACAGTAGATAATATAGCAGCGATGCAAAAACAACTTAAGGAATTAGGTTTAAGTTATGACTGGGACAGAGAAATAACAACCAGTCATCCTAGTTACTATAAATGGACTCAATGGATGTTTTTACAATTCTATAAAAAAGGATTAGCATATAAAAGGAAGGCCTCTGTAAATTGGTGTCCGTCTTGTGGAACAGTATTAGCTAATGAACAGGTGGTAGGAGGAGAATGTGAACGATGCGGTTCACAGGTTCATAAAAAAGAATTATCCCAATGGTTTTTTAAGATTACGGATTATGCTGAACGCTTATTAGAAGATATCGATAAATTGGAAGGATGGCCTGACAAGGTTAAAATAATGCAACAAAACTGGATAGGGAAAAGTCAGGGGGCATTAGTAAACTTTAAGGTAGCTGGAAGTGAAGATACACTGACAGTATTTACTACCAGACCAGATACTATCTATGGAGTATCCTATATGGCATTGGCACCAGAGCATCCAATAGTGAAGAAACTTGTAACAGGCACAGAATATGAAAAAATTGCATCAGAATTTAGAGATAAGATAGAAACATTAAATGAAATTGCTCGTACATCTAACGAAACTGAAAAGGAAGGTTTATTTATAGGGAAATATGTTATAAACCCATTCAATGGTCAAAAGATACCGCTATATATTGCAAATTATGTGCTTATGGAGTATGGCACCGGAGCTGTTATGGGTGTTCCAGCACATGATCAAAGGGATTTTGAGTTTGCTTCAAAATACAATCTTCCCATAGTACCTGTTATAAAACCCAAGGGCAATAATAGTGATATAGATATAAATAATCTTAAGCAGGCATATGATGCCCAGGGTATTCTCATAAATTCAGGGTCTTTTACCGGTATGGAAAATGAAAAAGCTATGCAAAAGATTATAGAGTATATGCAAGAAGAAGGTATGGGAGAGGCAAAAACAACTTATCGTCTAAGGGATTGGCTTATCTCAAGGCAGAGATATTGGGGTGCACCTATACCTATTGTATACTGTGATAAATGTGGTACTGTACCTGTACCAGAGGAGCAATTACCGGTTATCCTACCGACGGATGTAAAATTTACTGGGAAAGGACAAAACCCACTTATTACAAGTGAAGAATTTGTAAATACTACTTGTCCCGTATGTGGTGGCCCTGCAAAACGGGAAGTTGATACAATGGATACTTTTGTATGCTCATCTTTTTACTTTTTACGCTATACGGATCCACAGAATTCTTTGAGACCATGGGATTATAATAATGCAAAGTACTGGATGGCAGTGGATCAGTATGTGGGTGGAGTAGAGCATGCAATACTTCATTTGTTATATTCCAGATTTTTTACAAAGGTTTTATATGATTTGGGTATATCTCCTGTAGACGAACCATTTAAAAATCTTCTTACACAAGGAATGGTATTAAAAGATGGTGCAAAGATGTCTAAATCTAAAGGGAATATTGTAAGTCCAAAAGATATAATAGAAAAGTATGGAGCAGATACTGCTAGACTTTTTATTCTTTTTGCTGCACCACCGGAGAGGGATCTGGAATGGAGTGACAAGGGAGTAGAAGGCTGTTATCGCTTCTTAAACAGGGTATGGAGATTGATTATTGATTATAAAGAAATCTATAAAAATGCAGATAAAAATATAGAACTATCTGATAATGATAAAGAGCTTAGATTTATGACACATAATACTATTAAGAGAGTTACTATAGATTTAGAAGAGAGATTTAATTTTAACACGGCAATTAGTGCCATTATGGAATTGGTTAATGCTTTATATCAATATAAGGATAGCATTCCTTCTGATAATTGGAATAATAAAGTAATTATAGAAGCTATTGACAGTATGCTTCTTATGTTGGCACCTTTTGCTCCCCATATAACAGAAGAATTATGGGATATTACAGGGCATGCAGGAAGTATACACGATCAAAACTGGCCATGCTATGATAAATCTGCACTAGTTAGAGAAGAATTTGAAATGGCTATACAGATAAATGGTAAAGTAAAAGAAAGAATACGTGTATCATCTAATGCAAGCAAAGGGGACATAGAACAAATAGCATTTGAGAACCCCAAAATAAAAGAAACTATAGCTGGTAAAAAAGTGATAAAGGTGATAGTAGTACCTAAGAGGATAATTAATATAGTGATAAAATGA
- a CDS encoding D-alanyl-D-alanine carboxypeptidase family protein yields MQNIKRSILCLFLAFSVVFFPTVVLGQTSNSNGPPSVEAQSAILIEQHTGKVLYTKNENAKSYPASTTKILTALIAIESGNLDDIITVSNEVNLIKSDGTKAGLHVGEQISLENLIRGILLPSGNDAANTAAVYIARKMYKNDKMSIDEALSKFTEIMNKRAKDAGATSSHFANAHGYHDPEHYTTAHDLAMISRQAMKYDFFREVVSTCLYSMEDPMLMDPKDPVKHQIRYWLNTNKLINEKDVKYYYPFATGIKTGFTSLAGQCLVSSASDGKLDLIAVVLNSSKDGKWTDSINLFDYGFANFEHYQLTKKGQVIQQLDIENHADNDNGILDIVTPDDLVDIFDKKDIPNMKRIIEIQSDIKAPIYKGQKLGKITYILNGHTVSESDLIAGRDMEKKSIPNLSDNLKKSGIHFGIKYWAVIIIVLITILFILIKIKNKRRRRRYWF; encoded by the coding sequence ATGCAAAATATAAAACGTTCTATTTTATGCTTATTTTTAGCTTTCTCCGTAGTCTTTTTCCCTACCGTGGTTCTGGGGCAAACTAGCAACAGCAACGGACCACCTTCAGTCGAAGCACAAAGTGCTATATTAATAGAACAACATACTGGCAAGGTATTATACACTAAAAATGAAAATGCTAAGTCCTATCCAGCCAGTACTACAAAAATATTAACGGCACTAATAGCTATAGAATCTGGAAATTTGGATGATATTATAACAGTATCAAATGAAGTCAATTTGATAAAATCCGATGGAACAAAAGCAGGCCTTCATGTAGGGGAACAAATAAGCCTTGAAAACTTGATAAGAGGAATTTTATTGCCATCTGGTAATGATGCAGCAAACACAGCAGCAGTTTATATTGCGCGAAAAATGTATAAGAATGATAAAATGTCAATAGATGAAGCCTTGTCCAAATTTACCGAAATAATGAATAAAAGAGCAAAAGATGCAGGAGCAACTTCATCCCATTTTGCAAATGCCCATGGATATCATGATCCGGAACATTATACTACTGCTCACGATTTAGCCATGATCTCCAGACAAGCTATGAAATATGATTTTTTCCGCGAAGTCGTATCTACTTGCTTATACAGCATGGAAGATCCCATGCTAATGGATCCTAAAGATCCTGTCAAACACCAAATACGCTATTGGTTAAACACCAACAAACTTATAAATGAAAAAGATGTAAAATACTATTATCCCTTTGCAACCGGTATAAAAACAGGATTTACTTCCCTTGCAGGCCAATGTTTAGTATCCTCAGCTTCTGATGGAAAATTGGATTTAATCGCCGTAGTACTGAATAGTTCTAAAGATGGAAAATGGACTGATTCCATTAATTTATTCGACTATGGTTTTGCAAATTTTGAGCATTACCAATTAACAAAAAAAGGGCAGGTAATTCAGCAACTAGACATAGAGAACCATGCTGATAATGATAATGGTATACTTGACATAGTGACGCCTGATGATTTGGTAGATATTTTTGATAAAAAGGATATACCGAATATGAAAAGGATAATTGAAATACAGTCAGATATAAAAGCTCCCATATATAAAGGACAAAAATTAGGGAAAATTACTTATATACTAAATGGTCATACCGTTTCAGAATCAGATTTGATAGCTGGCAGGGATATGGAGAAAAAGTCCATACCAAATCTATCTGATAATCTAAAAAAATCTGGTATTCATTTTGGAATAAAATATTGGGCAGTAATCATTATTGTCCTTATAACGATCTTATTTATTCTTATCAAAATAAAAAATAAAAGACGTAGGCGTAGATATTGGTTTTGA
- a CDS encoding helix-hairpin-helix domain-containing protein → MINFNRDGQKIFIVLLSVIVILFGFILLREYESKNADDNVIALEDVNDKTIDFKTQEEKYIKVYVIGQVKRPGVIEIAEGSRLLDAIDAAGGFLDDADDKQINLAMKVKDEGMYVIPKIGEQPSNNAVSCIASIEEDKGKVNINTANEHDLETLPGIGPTKAKRIFDYREQNGPFKVIEDIKNVSGIGEKTFEGLKDFITVD, encoded by the coding sequence ATGATCAATTTTAATAGGGATGGTCAAAAGATTTTTATTGTTTTACTATCTGTTATAGTTATATTATTTGGATTTATTTTGCTTCGGGAATATGAATCTAAAAATGCAGACGATAATGTAATAGCATTGGAAGATGTTAATGACAAAACTATAGATTTTAAAACGCAAGAAGAAAAGTATATAAAGGTATACGTGATTGGCCAGGTAAAAAGGCCTGGAGTAATAGAAATAGCAGAAGGCAGTAGACTCCTAGATGCTATTGATGCAGCTGGTGGTTTTTTGGATGATGCAGATGATAAACAGATAAATTTGGCTATGAAGGTAAAGGATGAGGGGATGTATGTCATTCCCAAAATTGGTGAACAGCCTAGCAACAATGCAGTGAGCTGTATAGCTTCTATTGAAGAAGATAAAGGAAAAGTAAATATAAATACTGCAAATGAACATGACTTGGAAACTTTGCCTGGCATAGGACCTACTAAAGCAAAAAGAATATTTGATTATCGTGAGCAAAATGGGCCATTTAAAGTAATAGAGGATATAAAAAACGTATCTGGTATAGGAGAAAAAACATTTGAGGGGCTTAAAGATTTTATTACGGTGGATTAG
- a CDS encoding response regulator transcription factor, which yields MQKNILIVDDEPAIVKGLKFTLEQDGYKIDAAYDGEEAIDKFNSGDYDLIILDVMLPKVNGLTVLQKVREKSSIPVIMLTAKGEDMDKILGLEYGADDYLTKPFNILELKARVKAIFRRINNSKEEEQDDVVQIKDMIVNLANRTVDIDGQEVNLTAKEFDLLQLFVTNPGKVFSRESLLENVWRYDYLGDLRTVDVHIRRLREKVEKNPSQPQYIFTKWGVGYYFADK from the coding sequence ATGCAAAAAAATATACTTATAGTAGATGATGAACCGGCTATTGTAAAGGGTTTAAAGTTTACCCTAGAACAAGACGGATACAAGATCGATGCAGCCTATGATGGTGAAGAAGCTATAGATAAGTTTAATAGTGGGGATTATGATCTGATTATATTAGATGTTATGCTGCCTAAGGTAAATGGATTAACGGTATTGCAGAAGGTTAGGGAAAAGTCATCCATACCTGTTATAATGCTTACAGCAAAGGGCGAAGATATGGATAAAATTTTAGGTTTAGAGTATGGTGCCGATGACTATCTAACTAAGCCATTTAATATATTAGAGCTTAAGGCAAGGGTAAAGGCTATCTTCCGAAGGATAAATAATTCAAAAGAAGAGGAGCAAGATGATGTTGTACAAATAAAGGATATGATTGTAAATCTAGCTAATCGTACAGTGGACATAGATGGCCAAGAAGTGAACTTAACCGCAAAGGAATTTGACCTTCTACAGCTTTTTGTAACTAATCCTGGAAAGGTGTTTAGTAGAGAAAGTTTGCTTGAAAATGTATGGAGGTATGATTATCTGGGGGATCTAAGGACTGTAGATGTTCATATTAGAAGGCTGAGAGAAAAAGTAGAAAAGAATCCAAGTCAGCCACAATATATATTTACCAAATGGGGAGTGGGATATTACTTTGCCGATAAATAG
- a CDS encoding sensor histidine kinase, whose product MPINRSFFSSLRWKIALAYLVIIGVGFIIINVSVMEIFEKDMLNDRKASFQKYAIEVAQSVSKGYFNAEPDVIYDIQELGEEITRKEGESTRILVLNANGIVDYDSYNDIGPSSLLKQDLKKYLPELEQVLSGSSIDAKDLYIIGENPSVKKRVLYSYAPISYENYGVIGMVFISSSLSSLEELLMRTRNMLNLYSIIISISIIILSFVISSFITQPINELTNVINKMSQGHLDQRVDIRGSAELKQLGEAFNIMSEKLESLDKTRNEFVSNASHELKTPLSSIKVLTESLLQMNPPDPDIYTEFLNDINNEIDRLNAIITDLLTLVRMDSGEASIKKEDIDIKELVQKSTKGLQLLAKKRDIDLEVFYDDNDLLIEGEPVKIQQVITNIVDNAIKYTPEGGRVWIDVYRGLDKAIIKVADTGVGIPQEDLTHIFDRFFRVDKARSRVTGGTGLGLSIAHKIVLSHGGNIHVSSTEGKGTTFYIELPLK is encoded by the coding sequence TTGCCGATAAATAGGAGTTTTTTCTCCAGCCTTCGCTGGAAGATTGCTTTGGCATATCTAGTAATTATAGGCGTAGGATTTATAATTATTAATGTTTCTGTAATGGAAATATTTGAAAAGGATATGTTGAATGATAGAAAAGCGAGTTTTCAAAAATATGCTATTGAGGTGGCGCAGTCCGTATCAAAAGGTTATTTTAATGCTGAGCCCGATGTTATATATGATATTCAGGAGTTAGGAGAAGAAATTACTCGAAAAGAAGGGGAATCTACTAGGATTCTTGTGCTTAATGCAAATGGAATAGTAGATTATGATTCATATAATGATATAGGACCTTCAAGTCTTTTAAAACAAGATTTAAAAAAATATTTGCCCGAGCTAGAACAGGTACTTAGTGGAAGTTCTATAGATGCAAAGGATTTATATATAATAGGGGAAAATCCTTCTGTAAAAAAAAGGGTTTTATATTCTTATGCGCCAATTAGCTATGAAAATTATGGAGTAATAGGCATGGTATTTATATCTTCTTCCCTTTCTAGTTTAGAAGAGCTATTGATGCGTACTAGGAATATGTTAAATCTATACTCCATAATTATTAGTATATCGATAATTATATTGAGTTTTGTCATTTCGAGTTTTATAACACAGCCTATTAATGAATTGACTAATGTAATAAACAAGATGAGTCAAGGACATTTAGATCAAAGGGTCGATATAAGGGGAAGCGCAGAACTCAAACAATTAGGAGAGGCTTTTAATATAATGAGCGAAAAGCTGGAAAGCCTTGACAAAACAAGAAATGAGTTTGTTTCTAATGCTTCCCACGAACTAAAAACCCCCCTAAGTTCCATAAAGGTATTAACAGAATCCCTTTTACAGATGAATCCTCCAGATCCAGATATTTACACTGAATTTTTAAATGATATAAACAATGAGATTGATAGGTTAAATGCAATAATTACCGATCTTCTCACATTGGTGCGGATGGACAGTGGAGAGGCATCTATTAAGAAAGAGGATATAGATATTAAAGAATTAGTGCAAAAAAGCACTAAAGGTTTACAATTGCTTGCTAAAAAGCGTGATATAGACCTGGAGGTATTTTATGATGACAACGATTTGCTGATTGAAGGAGAACCAGTGAAGATACAACAGGTTATTACAAATATAGTGGATAATGCAATAAAATATACCCCTGAGGGGGGAAGGGTATGGATAGATGTATATAGGGGACTGGATAAAGCTATAATAAAAGTGGCAGATACTGGAGTAGGCATACCCCAAGAGGATCTAACTCATATTTTTGATCGATTTTTTAGAGTAGATAAAGCAAGATCTCGGGTTACTGGAGGAACAGGGCTAGGTTTATCTATTGCTCATAAAATTGTACTTTCCCATGGAGGAAATATACATGTAAGCAGCACGGAAGGTAAAGGAACTACATTTTATATTGAATTGCCATTAAAATAG
- a CDS encoding GerMN domain-containing protein: protein MKKKLVFFITLIFILYVFTGCTYFNQPSIFGKKDKDIKPNTDDIKGKGIDPDPKPIEVNIMLYFKHQTADLLVPEERKVQKDKQSIEQLVVEELLKGPRKFERVLVMPQDVKILDVTRKGNTVFVNLSSEFKKTVDLSIIPGKENIPKEEEVKTLAEMKRLAIYSIVNSLTDLEGGLQVKILVDNKQLTYEEMGAELLLEGQPSIDKKTPMTAISREKKFILNPSDAVKYVIEGLSGKPNWDLVYPFLATKMADDSTLPKLDELKRLTSAVGVTIESEENPINQEEIKPNGSTAFVTASYTIKYPNGKKEVKDKDVITVVREEGIWKVRLPEFFVKFE, encoded by the coding sequence ATGAAGAAAAAATTAGTATTTTTTATTACTTTAATATTTATATTATACGTATTTACTGGTTGTACCTATTTTAATCAACCATCAATATTTGGCAAAAAGGATAAGGATATAAAGCCAAATACTGATGATATTAAAGGGAAGGGTATAGATCCAGATCCAAAACCGATAGAAGTAAATATTATGTTATATTTCAAGCATCAGACTGCGGATCTTTTGGTTCCTGAAGAAAGAAAAGTCCAAAAAGATAAGCAATCTATTGAGCAGCTTGTAGTAGAAGAACTACTAAAAGGGCCAAGAAAATTTGAAAGAGTTTTAGTAATGCCACAGGATGTAAAAATATTGGATGTTACTAGAAAAGGTAATACGGTATTTGTCAATCTAAGCAGCGAATTTAAAAAAACTGTAGATCTATCCATAATACCAGGCAAGGAGAATATACCAAAAGAAGAAGAAGTTAAAACATTAGCTGAAATGAAAAGATTGGCAATTTATTCCATAGTTAATTCTCTGACTGATTTGGAAGGTGGATTGCAGGTAAAAATATTAGTAGATAATAAGCAACTAACATACGAAGAAATGGGAGCAGAACTTTTACTAGAAGGTCAACCATCTATAGATAAAAAGACTCCCATGACTGCAATAAGTAGGGAAAAAAAGTTTATACTAAATCCATCTGATGCTGTAAAATATGTTATTGAAGGTTTGTCAGGCAAACCAAATTGGGATTTAGTATACCCGTTTTTAGCTACAAAGATGGCAGATGACAGTACTCTACCTAAATTAGATGAGTTAAAAAGGTTGACTTCAGCAGTTGGAGTAACCATTGAATCAGAGGAAAATCCCATTAATCAGGAAGAGATAAAACCAAATGGTAGTACCGCATTTGTTACTGCCAGCTATACTATAAAATATCCAAACGGTAAAAAAGAAGTAAAAGATAAAGATGTTATAACTGTCGTTAGAGAAGAAGGTATATGGAAGGTGAGATTGCCTGAGTTTTTTGTTAAGTTTGAGTGA
- a CDS encoding GerMN domain-containing protein: MKKSGLILILVLMILISSGCGHSVPPDETNDNMGTRENKNKIILKDKASDRTEYSAQNIEDQDDNMQSVNVTLYFLDNEKKSLVSESKQLTMGNSDQLISKTIQSLILGPKSPKLAGVLPKNVVIEHVELCEDTVTVDFSAEFLQSPNLLASRVALVNTLTDLDGVQYVKICVEGQELTANGKKDGPALGLLSKYTNSLEEVAAQETNMMNSEDIREVESEIYFKDAEGRYLLPEIRPISIKNKEYAKAIVDSLIKGPSSPNSGLYPTISSDVQLLDIKLVKAQKEDEKDGLELYFSKEFKKSFPGGSSSELTALGSIVYSLTSLPNVEWIQIYYEDGKDNFTNKPIGNMDLTRPLKRDDFGDILGRRIKVYFSDKDSKYLVTEYRAIGKNDKAIARHIIEELIKGPVNNTAHMSVIPKDVKAKDINVWVSGQTIIVDLPAAFNEKELEGGKDIMSFYAIVNSLTDPVNTKGIKQVQFLVEGKKIENFKNTTLNDPFVRNPALINEDVSQ, from the coding sequence ATGAAAAAAAGTGGGTTGATACTTATTTTAGTATTGATGATATTGATCTCTAGCGGATGTGGACATAGTGTACCCCCTGATGAAACTAACGATAATATGGGCACTCGAGAAAATAAAAATAAGATAATATTAAAAGATAAGGCTTCCGACCGGACGGAATATTCGGCACAGAACATAGAAGATCAAGACGATAATATGCAGAGTGTGAATGTTACTTTGTATTTTTTAGATAATGAAAAGAAAAGTTTAGTATCAGAATCGAAACAGTTAACTATGGGAAATTCTGATCAACTAATTTCTAAAACTATACAATCCCTTATATTAGGGCCTAAATCACCGAAATTAGCAGGCGTATTACCAAAAAATGTAGTTATAGAGCATGTGGAGCTCTGCGAAGATACTGTAACCGTTGATTTTTCTGCAGAATTTTTACAATCTCCTAATTTGCTGGCATCAAGAGTAGCCTTGGTGAATACATTGACAGATTTAGACGGAGTTCAATATGTCAAAATATGCGTTGAGGGACAAGAATTGACTGCCAATGGCAAAAAAGATGGCCCAGCTTTGGGGCTATTATCAAAGTATACAAACAGCTTAGAAGAGGTAGCTGCGCAAGAAACAAATATGATGAATAGCGAAGATATAAGGGAAGTTGAATCTGAAATATATTTTAAAGATGCTGAAGGCAGATACTTGTTACCAGAGATTCGGCCCATATCAATAAAAAATAAGGAATATGCAAAAGCCATTGTGGATTCTTTAATAAAAGGTCCTTCTAGTCCTAATTCAGGTCTATATCCTACCATTTCTAGCGATGTACAACTTCTTGATATAAAGTTAGTAAAGGCACAAAAAGAGGATGAAAAAGATGGGCTTGAATTATATTTTTCAAAAGAGTTTAAGAAAAGTTTTCCTGGAGGTTCTTCTTCGGAATTAACTGCATTAGGTTCTATTGTGTATAGCTTGACCAGTTTACCGAACGTGGAATGGATCCAAATATACTATGAAGATGGTAAAGATAATTTTACCAATAAACCCATAGGCAATATGGATTTGACTAGACCGCTTAAACGAGATGACTTTGGAGATATACTTGGTAGAAGGATAAAGGTATATTTTAGCGATAAGGATTCAAAATATCTCGTGACGGAGTATAGAGCTATAGGGAAAAATGACAAGGCTATTGCAAGACATATTATAGAAGAACTAATAAAAGGACCTGTGAATAATACGGCACATATGAGTGTAATACCTAAGGATGTAAAGGCAAAGGATATTAATGTATGGGTGTCTGGTCAAACTATTATAGTAGATTTGCCTGCAGCGTTTAATGAGAAGGAACTAGAAGGCGGAAAAGATATAATGTCTTTTTATGCTATTGTAAATTCTCTTACTGATCCTGTAAATACTAAAGGCATTAAACAGGTTCAATTTCTTGTTGAAGGTAAGAAAATAGAAAATTTCAAAAATACGACACTGAATGATCCTTTTGTTAGAAATCCAGCTCTTATAAATGAGGATGTGTCACAATAA
- the hydE gene encoding [FeFe] hydrogenase H-cluster radical SAM maturase HydE codes for MKDVRNIIDKLYENHYLSGDELIYLLDNAMNIHVQNYLYAKARETRKKYYGNRVYMRGLVEFTNHCKNNCVYCGIRALNKNVQRYRLSVESIISTCKIGYNLGYRTFVLQGGEDRYYDDEMIVDIVRQLKKQFPDCAITLSIGERTYDAYKKYYEAGADRYLLRHETASRSLYEFLHPNLSFENRIECLWDLKEIGYQVGAGFMVGLPKQTNKNYTEDLLFLKNLNPHMVGIGPFIPHKDTPLANEKGGTLEMTLVLLSIVRLLLPEVLLPATTALGTIDISGREMGLKAGANVVMPNLTPIEVRDKYELYNGKICTGEEAAECRKCIEDRIISAGFTVDMSRGDNVLWNRGDIK; via the coding sequence ATGAAAGATGTAAGAAATATTATTGATAAGCTCTATGAAAATCATTATTTATCAGGAGATGAACTTATATATTTACTTGATAATGCAATGAATATTCATGTGCAGAACTATTTATATGCTAAAGCACGTGAAACGCGGAAAAAATATTATGGAAACAGAGTGTACATGAGAGGACTTGTTGAATTTACTAATCATTGCAAAAATAATTGCGTCTATTGTGGCATACGTGCTTTGAATAAAAATGTTCAAAGATATAGATTATCTGTTGAATCCATAATTTCTACATGCAAAATTGGATATAATCTAGGTTATAGAACGTTTGTACTCCAGGGTGGTGAAGATAGATATTATGATGATGAAATGATTGTAGACATTGTAAGGCAACTTAAGAAACAGTTTCCTGATTGTGCTATCACTCTTTCTATAGGTGAAAGAACCTATGATGCTTATAAGAAATATTATGAAGCTGGAGCTGATAGGTATCTTTTACGCCATGAAACTGCTTCTAGATCACTCTATGAATTTCTTCATCCAAATTTAAGCTTTGAAAACAGGATAGAATGTTTATGGGATTTAAAGGAAATAGGATATCAAGTAGGAGCAGGCTTTATGGTAGGTCTTCCTAAACAAACAAATAAAAATTATACGGAAGATTTACTTTTTTTAAAGAATTTGAACCCGCATATGGTCGGAATAGGACCATTTATTCCCCATAAGGATACACCACTTGCCAATGAAAAAGGCGGTACCCTTGAAATGACTTTAGTATTGTTGTCAATTGTAAGACTTCTTTTGCCAGAAGTATTATTACCAGCTACTACTGCATTAGGTACAATAGATATAAGCGGCAGAGAAATGGGATTAAAAGCAGGTGCCAATGTGGTTATGCCCAATCTTACCCCCATAGAAGTAAGGGACAAATATGAACTTTATAATGGTAAAATATGTACGGGAGAAGAAGCTGCTGAATGCAGAAAATGCATTGAAGACAGGATAATAAGTGCAGGCTTTACCGTTGATATGTCCAGAGGAGATAATGTTTTGTGGAATAGGGGAGATATCAAATAG